The DNA sequence CTCGCGCAACCTCGGATATCGCCAGCTCGATACGGACAGCTACTCGAACTACACCTTGACGCTCACGCCCTGAGGCGAGGGAGCGCACCTGTCATCGCCGTGGGTCGCGCGATTCCCCCCTCGCGCGGCCCACGGCGGGACTTGGTTCGTCGGGCGAGCGCTCAGCGCGGCTCGACGGCCACGCCGCGGCACTCGTAGTGGCGCGTCAGCGAACCCAGCTCGAAGCGCGCGGCGATGTTCCGCGCGATGTACCGCGCCATGACCCGGTAGACGGCCTCGGTCGGATGGGCCAGGTCACTCGTCGCGATGGGAGTGGGCGGTGGCGGACCGGAGATGGGCGGCACGCGGGGCAGCGTCATCCTGGAACTCGAGCTGGAACTCGAACTCGAACTGGAGGGCGGTGGGCCGGAGGGCGGATGCGGGCGGAAGCCGCCCGACGGGCGAGGCGGTGGCGCGGAGGAGAGGGATGGCGGGACGGCGGGGCTGGATGACGACGGGGGCGGAGGGATGCGGAACATTCCCCCCGGCGGTGGCGGCAGCGGGGGATAGAACGGCAGGGGCCCGACGGTGGGGTAGCGAAGCGGAGGCAGGTTGGGTTGGGCTCCAGGCTGGATGTGGTTCTCCGCCATGCGCGCCGGGCTGCTCGTGACGGCCTTGAGGATGTTGAACATGTCCACGAGGCGGATGGTGAGCCGGGTCTCCGAGGGCTCGTCGGGCGCGTGCCCCATGGCGACGGCTGCCGCCAGGTAGGCATTGAAAACGGTGGCGCCGGACGTGTAGCGGACCTTCTTGGGGTCCGTCCGCGCCAGCGCCGCGAAGCGCACGGCGTCCGAGGGGTCCGGCAGGTTGACGAGCACGAAGTGCGCGGCCCCCCCTGCGAGCACCCGGAGGGTGCGCATGTGCCGGAACATCTCGTCGACGACCTTGTGCATGGTGTCCGGGTCGCGGTTGTTCGTCACCAGGTCGTTCAGCCCGAACCAGATGATGAACAGGGTCTCGCCGTGGAGCGGATGCGCGCGGACCTGGGTGGTGAAGCGGTTGATCTGATCGCGGAAGGTGCCGCAGCCAATCTTCGAGCGATCCGAGGCCCCCATCGCGCCACCCTCGGCATAATTCACGTACGTGAAGGCGCGGCCGGAGCCCGAGAAGGGATCCGAGGGATTCGTCAGCCCGCGCCCCGAATCCTGATCCGAGTCCACGGTGAGCGAGCGATGGACCACGGTGGCGGCCTGGCTCTCGATGAGCGGAGAGGTCGGTGGTGGCGCCGGCTTCGGAGGCGGCTCGTCGGGGATGACGAAGCGCACCTGCGCGGGGCGGAACATGCTGACTCCGCCCGCCCACTCCCAGAGGAAGTCCGTCCAGTTCCTGCCATCGCTGAACCGGCCCAGCTCATTGACCTGCATGAGCCCGAAGAACTCCGCGAACCCGCCCATGCCGGACTGCGCCTTGGTCCCGATGTCCGACATGCTGTCGCCAAAGATGATCAGGTTCTTGATGTGTGTTCGCGGCACGGATGTCGCTCCCTCGGATGACGGACGAGTCGCTGCGCTCGGCGGTAAGCCGTCATCATTCCGAAGGCGAAATCGGAAAGTCCAGTCAGTGAGTAAAATTTAAACATCGATGGATTCGCTGACTAGACGAGATACGCTGCGTGGGCCGCACGGCGGGGACCGTGCGGCCTTCCGCGCCGTGGGGCTCAGTGGATGCGCAGCGCGAGCTTGCCCAGGTGGTGCCGGGCCACGTCCTGCTGCGCCTGGGCGGCCTCCGCCATGGGGTAGGTCTGGCCGACCTCCAGATGGAACGGGCCGGCCTCGATGAGCGCATTGAGCCGCTGAAGCACGCCGGCCCCTGGGAGGCCGTCATACGCGAGCGTCTTGACGCCCTCGGGGCCCTTGGGCGCCGGTTCCACGCCGTTGGGGTAGGCGATGCGGCCGCCTTTGCGGACGAGCTTCAGCGCGGCCTCGCAGGCGCCTCGGTTCGCCAGCACGAGCGCCGCGTCCAAGCCGTCCGGAGCGAACTCGCGGCAGGCCTTCTCCACGTCACCGCCTCGGCCGTCCACCGCGGCCTCGGCGCCCAGGCGCTTCACCAGCGCCACGCCATCCGCGCCCGACGCGACGGCCAGCACCTTGGCGCCCATGCGCCGCGCGAGCTGCAGCGCGATGTGCCCCAGGCCGCCGCTGGCACCGAAGATGAGCAGGCGCTGACCGGCCTTGAGCTGGAGTTGATCCTCCAGGCCGCGCAGGGCGGTGATGCCATCCGCCGCCAGCGTGGCCGCCTGTTGGACGGACAAGCCCTGGGGGATTCGCGCCGCGTTCTCGCCTTTCACGGCGGTGAACTCCGCGTAGAACCCTCCCTTGGGGCTGCCGAACGCGAAGCCGTAGGCGCGATCCCCCACCTTGAAGCCCTTTACGTTCTTGCCCACCGCGACGA is a window from the Myxococcaceae bacterium JPH2 genome containing:
- a CDS encoding NADP-dependent oxidoreductase yields the protein MAQAIPETMKAAALDKFGGPEVLGIKTVKVPSCGDDEILLRVDAAGIGAWDAWEVGGGLADMIEGGPRFPYVPGSDGAGEVVAVGKNVKGFKVGDRAYGFAFGSPKGGFYAEFTAVKGENAARIPQGLSVQQAATLAADGITALRGLEDQLQLKAGQRLLIFGASGGLGHIALQLARRMGAKVLAVASGADGVALVKRLGAEAAVDGRGGDVEKACREFAPDGLDAALVLANRGACEAALKLVRKGGRIAYPNGVEPAPKGPEGVKTLAYDGLPGAGVLQRLNALIEAGPFHLEVGQTYPMAEAAQAQQDVARHHLGKLALRIH